CAGCCACAGCGGCGCCGGGCCGGGCAGCGAAAGCACCACGGTCCAGATCAGGGCATTGCTGAGGATGATCGCGAGCACCAGACGCGATCTGCGATGCGGGTGGCGGCCGGTGAAGATACCGATGACGATCCCGGACGAGATCGCCGCAACCACCGAGATGGTGAGCAGCGTGCCTGCTGCTGCCGTCGAGAGGCCCTGTGCCACGGTCAGATAGGGCACGCCCCACATCAACGCGAACACCGTCACGGAGAACTGCGTGCCCATGTGTGTGAAGAACCCGAGCCGGGTGCCCGGCCGCAGCCACACGGTCTTGACGCTGCACAGCACGTCGCGGACCGAGGCGGTCTCGGTGGTGACCACCCGGCCGTGCGGAGTGTTGCGGACGACAAGTAGCGCAAGCACCATCGCGAGCAGTCCGAACGCTCCGACCGACAGATAGGCCGGCGTCCACCCGGCGGCCGACAGCAGCGCGAGGAATGGAACTGCCGAAAGCACCTGGCCGAGTTGGCCGCAGATCCCGGTCAACTGTGTCAGCAGCGGAACCTGACCGGGCTTGAACCAATGCGGCACCAGACGCAGCACCGAGATGAACGTGACGGCGTCACCGAGTCCGACGATCGCGCGGGCGCCGATCGCGGCGGGCAGTGATTCGCTGAACGCCAGCACCAACTGGCCGGAGGCCATGAGTGCGGCGCCGCACACGATGAGCACGCGCGATCCGAACCGGTCCAGCAGCAGCCCGGCGGGCACCTGCGCCCCGGCATAGACGACCACCTGGAGCACGACGAACGTGGACAGCACGGTCGGGGTGGCGGAGAACCGGTCGGCGGCCTGCAGACCCGAGACGCCGAGGGTGGTGCGGTCGAGGACAGCGATGATGTAGGCGAGTAGTCCGGTGGCCCACACAATCCAGGGACGCACCGCGGAGCCTTTCGTCGAGCCTGATCTGTTCTGATGTCCGGAGTCCATGGTCGCCCAGTGGGGCGCGCGGATTCCATCTCTGCCGAGGTGAATTCACTCACCGTGCCCCGCCAAGGTCAGGCTGAGAGTTGGCTGAGATTGCATTCTCACGAATATCTTGTTCCGACCGACTTCACATAAGTGCAGATAAGAGATGCTGAGATCTCGAGTCTCCGTGCTGTGCAGTGTGGTGTATGAAATTTGCTCGCAACGTTCGGGCGAGGGTAGGGTGGCGGCATGATGGTCCGTTCAGGGCGGCGCGGGGGACGTCGGGTTGGCTGAGTATCGGTTGGACGAACTCGCCCAGATCTCGGGTGTCAACGCGCGAAACATCCGCGCGTACCGTGAGCGCGGCCTCCTCGACCCGCCTCGCCGGGTGGGGCGTTCGGCGTATTACGACGACGTGCACGCGGCGCAGCTCAAGGTGATCACGCAGTTGCTGAACAAGGGTTTCAGCTCGGCGCACATCGCGGAGTTCTTCAGCAGTGTCCGCCACGGGCAGGACCTCACCGAGGTGCTGGGCATCGAGCGGGCGCAGCTGGCCGCACACCGGTCGCCCGTCGCGGTCGAGGTGCAAGTCCCGGATGCCGATGTCAGGACGCTGGTCGAGGTGGGCCTCGCCGAGGTGGTCGAAGGAGCGTTCGTGCTGACCGACCCGGCCCTGAGCGCGTCAGCGGCCGACAGTGCCGATCAGCGCACGCTGATCCAGACCGCGGCGCGCATCGCCCGGTTGACCGCGGACACCGTCGACGACCTGGCCGAGCAGGCGGCCGACGTACTCGCCCAGGACGCGCTCGGGGACCCAGCCGGTGACATGGCCGCGAACATCACCCCGGCCGTGGTGGCCCGCACGTTCAATCGGTCGTTTCACCGTGCCTTCCGGCGCGCGTTGCAGCGGCGCGCTTCATGAACCGGCTCAGACCCGCGCGGCCGCCGGGTCGCCCCCGAAACGTCCCGCGAGCCATACCGGGATGATCGCCAGCACCGTGAGGGCGGCCGCCACGACGTTGATCACCGGAGCCTGATTGGGCCGGAAGAGGTTGGAGAAAATCCAGATCGGCAGCGTCTGCACGGTGGGGCCCGCGGTGAACGTGGTCACCACGATCTCGTCGAACGACAGCGCGAAGGCCAGGATCGCACCGGCGAGCAGCGCACCGCGCATCATCGGGAACGTGACGAACCGGAAGGTCTGCCACGACGACGCGCCGAGATCCGCCGATGCGTCCTGCAGGCTCGAGCCCATCTGACGCAGCCGCGCCTGGGTGTTGTTGAACACGATGACGATGCAGAACGTCGCATGGCCGATGATCACCGTGGCCATGCCGAGCATGAGACCCAACGCCGAGGTGAACGTCGCGTTCAACGCGATGCCGGTGACGATGCCGGGCAGTGTGATCGGGAGAACCACGAGGAAGCTGACCGTGGTGCGCCCGAAGAACCGGTGCCGCTGCACGGCGAACGCGATCATGGTGCCCAGCACCAGGGCGATCGCGGTAGCGGCGAGGCCGACGACGACGGAGTTGGCCAGGGCCTGCCACATCCCGGAGCTGCCGGCCGCGTCGGCCCACCACGCCAAGGTGAGGCCCGTGGGTGGGAACGCGAACGTCCGCGACGCGTTGAACGCGTTGAGCAGGACCAGCAGCAGCGGGAGGTACAGGAAGACCAGCACCGCGGCGGTCCAGATCCGCAACGCCCGAAGCCCGTTGCGTGAGAACATCACACACTCTCCAGAGCGCCGGTGCGCCGCACCGCCAGCAGGTAGGCGACGATCGCGGCGAGCGGGATGATCGACAGTGCGGCCGCCAGCGGCTGATTGTTGGCGGTGACGAGTTGGCCGTAGATGATGTTGCCCAGCATCTGTGTCTTACCTCCGACGATCGTCACGGCGATGTAGTCGCCGAGTGACAGCGAGAACGTGAAGATCGATCCGGCGGCGATGCCAGGGAAGATCAAC
This genomic window from Mycolicibacterium goodii contains:
- a CDS encoding ABC transporter permease, whose translation is MFSRNGLRALRIWTAAVLVFLYLPLLLVLLNAFNASRTFAFPPTGLTLAWWADAAGSSGMWQALANSVVVGLAATAIALVLGTMIAFAVQRHRFFGRTTVSFLVVLPITLPGIVTGIALNATFTSALGLMLGMATVIIGHATFCIVIVFNNTQARLRQMGSSLQDASADLGASSWQTFRFVTFPMMRGALLAGAILAFALSFDEIVVTTFTAGPTVQTLPIWIFSNLFRPNQAPVINVVAAALTVLAIIPVWLAGRFGGDPAAARV
- a CDS encoding MerR family transcriptional regulator, translated to MAEYRLDELAQISGVNARNIRAYRERGLLDPPRRVGRSAYYDDVHAAQLKVITQLLNKGFSSAHIAEFFSSVRHGQDLTEVLGIERAQLAAHRSPVAVEVQVPDADVRTLVEVGLAEVVEGAFVLTDPALSASAADSADQRTLIQTAARIARLTADTVDDLAEQAADVLAQDALGDPAGDMAANITPAVVARTFNRSFHRAFRRALQRRAS
- a CDS encoding MFS transporter — encoded protein: MRPWIVWATGLLAYIIAVLDRTTLGVSGLQAADRFSATPTVLSTFVVLQVVVYAGAQVPAGLLLDRFGSRVLIVCGAALMASGQLVLAFSESLPAAIGARAIVGLGDAVTFISVLRLVPHWFKPGQVPLLTQLTGICGQLGQVLSAVPFLALLSAAGWTPAYLSVGAFGLLAMVLALLVVRNTPHGRVVTTETASVRDVLCSVKTVWLRPGTRLGFFTHMGTQFSVTVFALMWGVPYLTVAQGLSTAAAGTLLTISVVAAISSGIVIGIFTGRHPHRRSRLVLAIILSNALIWTVVLSLPGPAPLWLLVVLIVVISVGGPGSMVGFDFARTFNPSATLGTAQGMVNMGGFLASLLVMQTMGVVLSHAGSYTFESFRLAWTVQYAVWILATIGILITRHKTRRLIAAEQERMLLEGFEAHPPR